In the genome of Streptomyces sp. Tu 3180, the window GCGCCGGCCGGGTGACGTTCCGGCACCGTCCGCCCGCGGGACGGAGGCGAACGGCCAGGCCCGTACGTCCGTATGGTGGAAAATCAACGCGTTCCCGGCGATGAGGCGATGGCCATGGCGGAAACGTCGATCGATTACGCGGCGGTCTACCAGGCCCTGCCCGGCATGGTGGCGCTGCTGACCCCCGAGCTGGTGTTCGCGGACGTCAACGAGGCGTACGTCCGCGGGACCGGGCGCTCGCGCGGGGAACTGGTGGGCCGCCACCTGTTCGACGCCTTCCCCGACAACCCGGACGACCCGAGCTCCACGGGCGCGCGCAACCTCCGGGCCTCGCTGCTGCGGGTCCTGTCCACCGGCGAGCGCGACACCATGCCCCTCCAGCGCTACGACGTCGAGAACCCCGAACGGCCCGGGGAGTGGGAGCAGCGGTTCTGGAGCCCGGTGAACACCCCGGTGCTCGGTCCCGACGGGAAGCCCGGGCTGATCGTGCACCGGGTGGAGGAGGTCACCGAGCTGGTCCGGGCCCGCGGCCGCACGGACGACGGCCGGGGCCGGGTGCTGGAGGCCGAGCTGTACTCGCGCGCCCGCGAACTCCAGGAGCTCAACAACCGGCTGCGCCAGGCGCACGCGCGGGAGCGGGAGGTGGCCCTGGCGCTGCAGAAGGCGATGCTGCCCGCCCGCCGGCAGGTCGGCCACCACCGGGCCGCCGTGCGGTACCGGCCCGCGGTGGGGGCGCTCAACGTCTGCGGGGACTGGTACGACCTGGTCGACCTGGTGGGCGGGCACCGCATCGGCGTGTCCGTGGGCGACGTGGTCGGGCACGGTCTGGAGGCGGCCGGTGTCATGGGCCAGCTGCGCAGCGCGCTGAGCGCCGCCTCCCGGGTGGCGGACGGGCCCGCCCAGGCGCTGAACGTGGTGGGCCGCTACGCCCACGTGGTGGACGGCGCCGAGTCCGCGACCGCGGTGACGACCTTCATCGACTTCGACCGGCACACCGTCACCTACAGCAGCGCGGGCCATCCCCCGCCCGTCCTGCTCCACGGCGACGGGCGGGTGGAGTTCCTCGACCGGGCCACCGACCCGCCGCTCGACGCCCAGCCCGACCCGACGCCGAGGTCCGAGGCGGCGACCTCGTTCACGCCGGGGGCGACGCTCGTGCTGTACACCGACGGTCTGATCGAGCGGCGCCGGGAGGACATCGACACGGGACTGCTCCGTCTCGCCGAGTCCCTGCGCCGCCACCGGACGCAGGATCCCGAGACGCTCGCGGACATCGTGCTGCTGGAGCTGCTGCCGCCCGGCGGCGCCACCGACGACACGGCGCTGGTCGTCGTGCGGCTGTGAGCGCGGGTGCGGCCGTGACCGGTCCGGCGGGAAGCCGGTGCGCCGGGCGCCGGCGCGTCAGGGGCCGGTGCGTTCCCGGTCGAGCCGTCCCGTCCGGTCCACGTTCCACCGGTCCTCGGGATCGTCGCTGGGCGCGCCGGCGAACCAGGCGTCGAGGATCTCCTTCAGCAGCGGTTCGGACGTCAGCCGCAGGCCGAGCGCCAGCACGTTGGCGTCGTTCCAGCGGCGCGCGCCGTCCGCCGTGTAGGCGTCCGTGCACAGGGCGGCCCGGACGCCCGGCACCTTGTTGGCGGCGATCGACGCGCCGGTGCCGGTCCAGCAGCACACCACCGCCTGGTCCGCCGTCCCGTCGGCGACCTCGCGGGCCGCCGCCTCGGAGCAGGCCGCCCACCGCGAGTCGTCACCGGGGCTCAGGGCACCGTGCGCGCGCACCTCGTGACCGCGCTCGCGCAGCTCGGCGAGGAGGGCGCGGGCCACGGGTTCGTCCATGTCGGAGGAGACGGAGATCCGCATGCCCCGGAGCCTACTCGGCCGGGCGGCGGCGGGAGACCCGGCAGGGGCCGGCGGGGGCTCCCGGCCCGTGCGGTCCGGCCGCTCCCGCCGGCCGGGCCGCCGCCGGCCGGTCGTCGGCGGCAGGCCGGGGCGGTGGTCCTCCCCGGTCGCGTCGGTGCCCTCCGGCCCGGCCGCCGACGGGCGTTCGGCCGCCCGGCACGGCTCCGTGCCGGGCGCGTCGGACATGGTGCCGGGCGACCCCGCCCGGATCTAGACTGGCACCCCTCACGACGGCCGGTCGACCTGCTGGAACGCGGCGGCCCCGCCCGTCCGCCAGAGTCGAGGAGCGTGCGCTTGTTCTACTACCTTCTGAAATACGTCTTACTGGGCCCGCTGCTGAGACTGCTCTTCCGGCCCCGAATAGAGGGCCTGCGGCACGTGCCGTCGTCCGGCGCCGCCATCATCGCGGGGAACCACCTGTCGTTCTCGGACCACTTCCTGATGCCGGCCGTGCTCAAGCGGCGCATCACCTTCCTCGCGAAGGCCGAGTACTTCACCGGCCCCGGGCTCAAGGGCCGGCTGACGGCCTTCTTCTTCCACAGCGCGGGGCAGATCCCGGTCGACCGCTCCGGCAAGGAGGCCGGCCAGGCCGCCGTCCGGGAGGGCCTCGGGGTGCTGGGCAAGGGGGAACTGCTCGGCATCTACCCGGAGGGCACGCGGTCGCACGACGGCCGTCTCTACAAGGGCAAGGTCGGTGTCGCGGTGATGGCCCTCAAGGCGGGCGTCCCGGTGGTCCCCTGCGCGATGATCGGCACCTTCGAGGCGCAGCCGCCCGGCAAGGTCGTCCCCCGCCTCCATCCGGTGGTGATCCGCTTCGGCGAACCGCTGGACTTCTCGCGCTACGCCGGCCTGGAGAACGAGAAGGCGGTCCTGCGCGCCGTCACCGACGAGATCATGTACGCCATCCTCACCCTGTCCGGGCAGGAGTACGTCGACCAGTACGCGGCCGTCGTCAAGGAGCAGGAGGCGGCGCGCGCGGCGGAGGACAGGCGCCGGTTCCCGCGCATGCCGCTGGGCTGAGCGTCCCGGGCGCACCGGCGGGGGCGGCCCGGGGCTCCGGCCGTCCCTCGTGCCGGCGGACGGCTACCCCAGGCGGGAGAGCCCTTCGTCGAGCAGGCGGCGGAGCCGCAACGCGTCCGGTGCCACGGCGGTCACCAGGGCGGCGGGCCCGGCGAGCGGAAGCACCGCGGCACCGTCTCCCAGCGGGCGCGGGCTCACCGGCGCCTGCGCGAACCCGGGCCGGACCACGAGGAGCTGGCCGACGGCGCGGTGTCCGGCGAGCACGGCGGGGCCGTCCCAGCCGCCCGGCGCCCCGGGCCCGGAGGCCAGCTCCTGGTCGAGGACGGCGCGTCCGGCGATCCGCAGGGTCAGACGGCCGGTGAGCGTGCCGGAGGGCTCCCCCGCACGTCCCAGCACCTGTTCCTCGCGCAGGACGAGCCCGGCCCGGGCGGCGAGGTCGACCCGGGTGGTGACGCGCAGCTCGCTGCCCCGGACGGAGACCAGCTGCTCGGGCAGCCAGTGCAGCTCGGCGCCGTCGGCGACGGTGATCCGCACGTCGTAGCGGGCCTCGCCCCGGTTCTGTCCCGGCAGCGCGAGGGTGGCGGCGGCCGATCCGACGCGCAGCCGCGCGCCCTCCCCGACCTCCGCCCGCACCGTGAAGCGGTCGCCGCCGAGCGGTCCGCTCATGGCGCCGACGAGCACGACCCGCGCCTCGGCGCCGCTCCCCCGGGCCCGCCGGAGGGCCAGCGGCCCGTCGCTCTCCAGCACGGGCAGGCAGGTCCCGCCCCGGCCGTCGGAGCGGGCGTGGATCCGGGCGACGGCGCGGACGCCGGTGGTGTTCACGCCGTCCACGCGGCGAGCCGCTCCCGCACCCAGCTGGCGACCTCGGCCACCCCCTCCGCACTGCGCAGCGACTGGAAGACCACGGGCAGACGGGCCCGCTGCGCCCTGGCGTCGGCGGCCATGCGGCCGAGGTCGGAGCCGACGTACGGGGCGAGGTCGGTCTTGTTGACGACCAGCAGGTCGGCCGTGGTCACCCCCGGGCCGCCCTTGCGCGGGATGTCGTCCCCGCCGGCCACGTCGATGACGAAGATCTGCGCGTCGACGAGCCCCTTGGAGAAGGTGGCGGTGAGGTTGTCCCCGCCGGACTCGACGAGGACGAGGTCCAGGGGGCCCACCTCGTCCTCCAGGTCCTCCACCGCTTCGAGGTTGGCGGAGATGTCGTCCCGGATCGCGGTGTGCGGGCACGCCCCGGTCTCCACGGCGGTGATCCGCTCGGGCGGCAGCACGGCCTCACGCAGCAGGAACTCGGCGTCCTCCCGCGTGTAGATGTCGTTGGTGACGACGGCGAGCGACACCTCCTCCCGCAGGGCGCGGCAGAGGGCGGCCACGGTGGCGGTCTTCCCGGACCCGACGGGACCGCCCAGCCCGATGCGCAGAGCCCGGCGGGCACCGTCCGGGCGGCGGGCGTCGGCGCTCACGGCCCCGGGGCCGTGGTGGGCGTGGTCGAGGTGCATGGAACGTGGTCCTTCCTGTCTCGTGACGGTCCGGCGGCCTTCCCCGGGGCCTACGACGCGAACAGACGCACCGGCCGTGCCGCGTGCGCCTCCGCGTCGGTCTCGAGCAGCGGCGCCGACGCCGCGGGCAGCGCGTCGCTCCCCTCGTCGGCCGCCCCGCGCGCCGCCTCGACCGCCCGGCCGGCCACCCGGTCCAGCTCCGGCGCCAGCCGGGCCAGGACGCGCGTCGCGTCGAAGGGGTCGAGACCCAGCAGCCGCACCGTCGCCGTCGCCGGTCCGCTCACGCTCTCGTACGCCGCGCAGTACGCCGCGTCGGCCGGTCCCAGCCCGGCCGCCCGCGCCGTCAGGCCCAGGACCACCGGGTGGTGCGCTCCCTTGGGGAACCTCCCCGCCAGCGCGTCCAGTTCGGCCGACGGCCAGGTCGCGCGCGCCGCCCGCATCAGCTGCCGGCCCAGTCTGCGCGCGGCCGACCGGAGCGCGGGCGAGGGGGTTCGGGCGTCGGCCGCCTCGTCCAGGACCACGGGGTCGACGCCCAGCGCGGCCGCCGCCGCGAGCGCCGCCGACACCCGTCCCGCCGTGTGGAGGCGCCCCCGGCAGAAGTCCTCCAGCGTGTCCGCCCCGGTGATCCGCCCGGCGCCGACCGCCGCCTCCGCGCCGCCGGAGTGCGCGTGCCCCCCGGCGGGGAAGCGTCCGTCGGCCAGGACGAGGAGTGCGGCCCTCGGTGTCGTGGAGGCCATCAGAAGAGGAAGTACCGCTGGGCCATGGGCAGTTCCGGGGCCGGAACCGCCTCGACCAGCTCCCCGTCGATGCGCACCGCGAAGCTGTCGGGGTCGACCCGGACGTCGGGCCGGGCGTCGTTCTCGCGCATGTCCGCCTTGGTCACCCCGCGCGTGGAGTCGATCGCCGCGAACCGCTTGCCCAGCCCCAGTCTCTCCGGCAGCGCGTCCTCGATCGCCGCCCGTGCGACGAAGTTCAGCGAGTTGGCGGCCGGCGCCCGGCCGATCGCCCCGTACATCGGGCGCGGGAGGACCGGCTGCGGCGTCGGGATGGAGGCGTTGGCGTCGCCCATCTGGGCGTAGGCGATCTGCCCGCCCTTGAGGACGAGGTGGGGCTTGACCCCGAAGAACGCCGGTTCCCACAGCACCAGATCGGCCAGCTTGCCGCTCTCGACGGAGCCGATCTCGCGGGCGAGGCCCTGGGCGAGGGCCGGGTTGATCGTGTATTTGGCGACATAGCGACGCACCCGGCGGTTGTCCGCGCGCCCGTCGCCCGGGAGGGCGCCGCGCCGCCGCTTCATGGCGTGGGCCGTCTGCCAGGTCCGCATGATCACCTCGCCGACCCGCCCCATGGCCTGGGAGTCCGAGGAGATGATCGAGATGGCGCCCAGGTCGTGCAGGACGTCCTCCGCGCCGATGGTGGACGGCCGGATCCGGGACTCGGCGAAGGCCAGGTCCTCCGGCACCGCGGGGTTCAGGTGGTGGCACACCATCAGCATGTCGAGGTGCTCCTCGACGGTGTTGACGGTGAACGGCCGGGTCGGATTGGTCGAACTGGGCAGGACGTGCGGCTCGGAGACCACCGTCATGATGTCCGGGGCGTGTCCGCCGCCCGCGCCCTCGGTGTGGTACGCGTGGATGCCGCGCCCGGCGATCGCGGCGAGCGTGTCGCCCACGAAACCGGCCTCGTTGAGGGTGTCGGTGTGGATGGCGACCTGGACGCCGGTCCGATCGGCGACGGTCAGCGCGGCGTCGATGACGGCCGGGGTCGACCCCCAGTCCTCGTGCAGCTTCAGCCCGACCGCGCCGCCCCGGATCTGCGAGAGCATCGCCTCGTGGGAGACCGTGTTGCCCTTGCCGAGCAGGCCGATGTTCAGCGGGTGGGCCTCCATCGCCTCCAGCATCCGGGCGAGGTGCCAGGGGCCCGGGGTGACGGTGGTCGCCTTGGAGCCCTCGGCGGGTCCGGTGCCGCCGCCGACCAGGGTGGTGACGCCGGAGGCCAGCGCCTCGTCGGCGATCCGCGGGCAGATGAAGTGGACGTGCGCGTCGACGGCACCGGCGGTGAGGATCCGTCCGTTGCCGGCGATGACCTCGGTCTCGGGGCCGATGACCAGGTCCGGGTGGACGCCGTCCATGGTGTCGGGGTTGCCGGCCTTGCCGATGCCGGTGATCCGGCCGTCGCGGATGCCGACGTCGGCCTTGACGACGCCCCAGTGGTCCACCACGACCGCACCGGTGACGACCGTGTCCGGGGCGCCCTGCGCGCGGGTGGCACGGGCCTGCCCCATGGACTCGCGGATGACCTTGCCGCCGCCGAACACGGCCTCGTCCCCGGCGAGTCCGGGACCGCCCGAGCGGTCCTCCTCGATCTCGACCAGCAGGTCGGTGTCGGCGAGCCGGATGCGGTCGCCGGTCGTCGGGCCGAACAGGTCGGCGTAGGCCGCGCGGGAGATCTCAGGCATCGAGGGCGCCCCCGGTCTCCCCGCGCAGCCCGGGCACGACACGGGCTCCGGCGAGCGGGACGAGTTCCACCTCGACCGGGATGCCGGGTTCGAAGCGCACGGCGGTCCCGGCGGCGACGTTCAGCCGCTTGCCGCGCGCCGCCGCGCGGTCGAACTCCAGGCCCGGGTTGGTCTCGGCGAAGTGGTAGTGGGAACCGACCTGCACGGGCCGGTCGGCGGCGTTGAGGACGGTCAGCCGGGTGACCTCGCGGCCCGCGTTGCAGGCGACCGGGTCGTCGGCGAACAGGATCTCTCCGGGAATCACGGCGGCCGCTCCCCGTCAGACGATCGGGTCGTGGACGGTGACGAGCTTGGTGCCGTCCGGGAAGGTGGCCTCCACCTGGACGTCGTGGATCATCTCGGGGACGCCCTCCATGACGTCGTCCCGGGTGAGCACCCGGCGCCCCGACGCCATGAGCTCGGCGACCGTACGGCCGTCCCGGGCGCCCTCGAGGAGGTGCGAGGTGAGGAGGGCGACCGCCTCGGGGTGGTTCAGCCGCAGCCCCCGGGCGCGGCGCCGGGCCGCCACGTCGGCCGCGACGTGGATCAGCAGCCTCTCCTGCTCGTGCGGGGTCAGGTGCACGGCGTCCCACCTCACAGTCCTCGTTCCGGGCCGTGCGGGGCCCGGCTGCCGCGGCCACGGGGCAGGGTCCCGGTGGCGTGGACCGGCAGGCTAGTCGGGCGGCGTTTCGGGGACGTTAACCGCGCCGTGGTCCGGTGTCAGGTGTCCGCGGTGGTGCGGCCCATGGCCATCAGCGCCCGCAGGCCCTCGCCCAGGGCCCGCTCGGAGAGTCCGCCGAAGAGGGCCATCTGGGCCGCGAAGCCCTGCACGAACGCGATCATCGCCCGGGCCACGGCGTCGGTGTCGGCGTCGGCGGGCATCAGGCCGGTGTCCTTGTAGCTCTCGACGACCTTCCCCCAGGCGGTGCGGACGTCGCGGTATCCGTCGCCCAGCACGGCCGCCAGCTCGGGGCTGCGCGCGGTCTCCGTCCACACCTGGATCATCAGCCGCGGGAACATCCACTCGCCGCCGTCCAGGGTGGCCGGCCGCTGCTCCCTCATCCGGGCCAGGGAGCGCGGGATGAGCACGTCGGGGGTGGGCGGCGGGCTCTCCTGCGCGGCCTGCTCGAGGATGCCGCGCACCGTGCCGAGCACCTCGGTCACGATCGCGGCGATCAGCTCCTCCTTGCCGCTGAAGTACCGGTAGACGGCGCCGGCGGAGAGGTCCACCTCCTTGAGCACGTCCTGCATCGAGGTGGCGTGGAAGCCGTTGCGGGCGAAGCAGGAGGCGGCGCCGTCGAGGATCTGGCGGCGGCGGGCGTCGAGGTGTTCCTGGGATACGCGGGCCATGCGGTCAACCTAAAACGAACATTCCTTCTTGACAAGGAGCGCCGGGAGCGGGACGGTGGTGACGAATCCAAAACGAACGATCCTTCTTTTTTGGCGGCCGCCGGGGACCCGGGCGTCCGCCGCAGAAGCGCTCGACCTCCGGGAAGCCCTCCGAGGAGTCTCCATGTCCACTCCCCCCGCCGCCTCCGCGCTCCCTCCGGCACCCTCCGTGCCGCCGCACCGGCGCGTCGCGGCCGTGATCGTGCTCGTCCCCGTCCTGGTGGCGCTGGCGCTCTGGGCCTTCGCCTGGCCCGCGGCCCGTACGGCCCCCCGCGACCTGCCGCTCGGCGTGGCCGGCCCCGCCACCGCGACCGCACCGGTGGAGCAGCGGCTGGAGGACCGCGAGGGCGCCTTCGACCTCCACCGCTACGCCGACGAGCCCGCCGCCCGGAAGGCCGTGGAGGACCGCGAGGTGTACGGCGCGGTCGTCGTCACCGAACGGGGCCCGAAGCTGCTCACCGCCTCCGCCGCGAGCCCGTCCGTGGCGCAGGCGCTGCAGCAGGCGGTGGCGGATCCGGCGTCCGCCGGCGGCGCCCGGGTCACGACCGAGGACGTCGTGCCCGCGGCCGCGGGCGATCCGCGCGGGGCGGCCGTGAACGCGAGCGTGCTGCCGCTCGCCCTGGCCGGCATCGGGGCCGGCGCCGCGGTGACCCTGCTGGGGCTGCGCGGTGTGCGCGCGGTGGTCGCGCTGGTGGGGTCGGCCGCCCTGGTCGGCGCGGTGGCCGCGGCGCTGGCGCAGAGCTGGCTGGAGCTCGTCCCGGGGAACTGGTGGGCCGTGGCCGGGACGTTCGGACTGGCCGCGCTGGCCGTGGGCGCGGCGGTCGCGGGACTGGCGGCGCTGTTCGGGCAGGCCGGCATCGGGCTCGGCACCCTCCTGGTCATGCTGCTCGGCAACCCCTTCTCCGGGGCCTCCTCGGCGCCGGAGATGCTGCCGGAGCCGGCCGGGGCGATCGGCCAGTGGCTGCCGCCGGGCGCGGGCGTGTCGCTGCTGCGCTCGGTGTCCTTCTTCGACGGCGCGGCCGGCACCGGTCCCGCCCTGACGCTGACCTGGTGGGCGGCGCTGGGCCTGGGCGCCGTGCTGCTCGCCGGCCCGTTGCGGCAGCGGACGGGGAACGCGGAGTCCGCACCCGGGCGGAGCCCGGTCGCCGTCGGCTGACCGGCCGCGAGGAGACGACAGGAGCGTGCGCCCCCGCCGTGGCGGGGGCGCACGCTCCTGCTCGTCCGAGGGGGCCCGCCCCGAGGGCTTGCGAGGGGGGCCTACGAGGTGGCCGTCCCCCGGTGCTCCGCGGCGATGCCGAACCGCTGCTGTTCGCGGGAGGCGGACGCGGCCCCGCGGACGCCGGCGACCGTGCTGATCACCTGCTCCTGCGCGGGCTCCTGAGGCTCCCGGAGCTCTTCGAGCCGTCGCAGGTCATCGGCGGACACGAGGGCGACGAGGGGTTTTCCGTGCCGGGTCACGACGACGCGTTCACCGCCGTACACCACCCGGTTGATCAGGTCGGCGAGCTCAGCCCTGGCTTGCGTCACCGGAATCTCGTAGGCCATGCGTCCATCATAACGTCATGTACGTCCTGTACATTTTTTACAGAGGCCGCAGCCAGCGACGCGCGTGCCGGAAACGGCCGCGCCCTGCCACAGGAGGGGTTCGCATGACCCGACCGACCGCCCGCCAGGCCCTGCCCGGGTTCACCGAACACACGGTGCACGGGCACCGGACGACGGATCCGTACGCGAAGCTGCTCCAGGAGCGGATCGTCCTCCTCGGGACCCGGATCGACGAGAACTCCGCGAACGACGTGGCGGCCCAGCTCCTGTACCTGGAGCACCGGGCGCCGGACCGGGACATCTCGCTCTACGTCAACTCCCCCGGCGGCCCGTTCCACGCCATGTCGGCGATCTACGACACGCTGCGCCACGTCACCTGCGACGTGGAGACGGTCTGCCTCGGCCGGGCCGAGGGGACCGCCGCGCTGCTGCTGGCCGCCGGCACCCCGGGCAAGCGGCTCGTGCTGCCCGGAGCCCGCCTGGTGCTCCGTCAGCCCGCCCTGACCGAGCCGGCCGAGGGCCGGGCCGACGACCTGGCGGTCCGGGCCGAGGAGTTGGCCCGCATCCGGTCCCGGACGGAGGAGCTGCTCGTCCGGCACACGGGCCGCACCGCCGAGCAGGTCCGCTCGGACATCGAGCGGGACAGGGTGCTCGACGCGCGGGAGGCGGTGGACCACGGCCTGGCGGACCGGATCGTGCCCGGCCGCGGGGACGTCCGGACCGCCGCCGGCGCGAGGTGAGCCCCGATGCTGCCACCGGAGCTGCCTCCCCTGCCCGCGCTGACCCGGGCCGAGGCCGAGTTGATCGACCGTTACCTCGAGGTCGTCGACCTGCTCGGCCGCATCAACCCCGCTTCGGACGGTGACACCTACCGCGGGCTGCGCGCCGCGCAGGCACTGGTCGGCAAGGCCGTCGCGCTGCGCGACGCGCTGACCGTGATGCACCGGCGCGGCGAGACCGAACTGCACTCCGCCACGCTGGTCCGGGCACTGCGGGTGCTGGACGGCGAGCGGCGCACGGCCCGGCTCATGCTGCCGCCGGCCCGCGGGAGTTGACGCCCGCACCGGTCCGGACGGCCGCCCTCGCCGGCGGTGTGTCCGGGCCGGGGCCGAAACGGACCAAAAGGCTTACCCCCATCCGGCGTAGGAGAACCTGCTGTTTTCGGGCCGTCGAAGTTGCACAACGCGCGCGTCCCGAGGGCGGAATGGGGCATTCCAATGCTGGTCCGGGGCCCTTTGGCGCTCTTGACAACGGCTCGAAC includes:
- a CDS encoding ABC transporter permease encodes the protein MSTPPAASALPPAPSVPPHRRVAAVIVLVPVLVALALWAFAWPAARTAPRDLPLGVAGPATATAPVEQRLEDREGAFDLHRYADEPAARKAVEDREVYGAVVVTERGPKLLTASAASPSVAQALQQAVADPASAGGARVTTEDVVPAAAGDPRGAAVNASVLPLALAGIGAGAAVTLLGLRGVRAVVALVGSAALVGAVAAALAQSWLELVPGNWWAVAGTFGLAALAVGAAVAGLAALFGQAGIGLGTLLVMLLGNPFSGASSAPEMLPEPAGAIGQWLPPGAGVSLLRSVSFFDGAAGTGPALTLTWWAALGLGAVLLAGPLRQRTGNAESAPGRSPVAVG
- a CDS encoding type II toxin-antitoxin system Phd/YefM family antitoxin, which codes for MAYEIPVTQARAELADLINRVVYGGERVVVTRHGKPLVALVSADDLRRLEELREPQEPAQEQVISTVAGVRGAASASREQQRFGIAAEHRGTATS
- a CDS encoding urease accessory UreF family protein, with product MASTTPRAALLVLADGRFPAGGHAHSGGAEAAVGAGRITGADTLEDFCRGRLHTAGRVSAALAAAAALGVDPVVLDEAADARTPSPALRSAARRLGRQLMRAARATWPSAELDALAGRFPKGAHHPVVLGLTARAAGLGPADAAYCAAYESVSGPATATVRLLGLDPFDATRVLARLAPELDRVAGRAVEAARGAADEGSDALPAASAPLLETDAEAHAARPVRLFAS
- the ureG gene encoding urease accessory protein UreG — its product is MHLDHAHHGPGAVSADARRPDGARRALRIGLGGPVGSGKTATVAALCRALREEVSLAVVTNDIYTREDAEFLLREAVLPPERITAVETGACPHTAIRDDISANLEAVEDLEDEVGPLDLVLVESGGDNLTATFSKGLVDAQIFVIDVAGGDDIPRKGGPGVTTADLLVVNKTDLAPYVGSDLGRMAADARAQRARLPVVFQSLRSAEGVAEVASWVRERLAAWTA
- a CDS encoding urease subunit alpha encodes the protein MPEISRAAYADLFGPTTGDRIRLADTDLLVEIEEDRSGGPGLAGDEAVFGGGKVIRESMGQARATRAQGAPDTVVTGAVVVDHWGVVKADVGIRDGRITGIGKAGNPDTMDGVHPDLVIGPETEVIAGNGRILTAGAVDAHVHFICPRIADEALASGVTTLVGGGTGPAEGSKATTVTPGPWHLARMLEAMEAHPLNIGLLGKGNTVSHEAMLSQIRGGAVGLKLHEDWGSTPAVIDAALTVADRTGVQVAIHTDTLNEAGFVGDTLAAIAGRGIHAYHTEGAGGGHAPDIMTVVSEPHVLPSSTNPTRPFTVNTVEEHLDMLMVCHHLNPAVPEDLAFAESRIRPSTIGAEDVLHDLGAISIISSDSQAMGRVGEVIMRTWQTAHAMKRRRGALPGDGRADNRRVRRYVAKYTINPALAQGLAREIGSVESGKLADLVLWEPAFFGVKPHLVLKGGQIAYAQMGDANASIPTPQPVLPRPMYGAIGRAPAANSLNFVARAAIEDALPERLGLGKRFAAIDSTRGVTKADMRENDARPDVRVDPDSFAVRIDGELVEAVPAPELPMAQRYFLF
- a CDS encoding urease accessory protein UreD gives rise to the protein MDGVNTTGVRAVARIHARSDGRGGTCLPVLESDGPLALRRARGSGAEARVVLVGAMSGPLGGDRFTVRAEVGEGARLRVGSAAATLALPGQNRGEARYDVRITVADGAELHWLPEQLVSVRGSELRVTTRVDLAARAGLVLREEQVLGRAGEPSGTLTGRLTLRIAGRAVLDQELASGPGAPGGWDGPAVLAGHRAVGQLLVVRPGFAQAPVSPRPLGDGAAVLPLAGPAALVTAVAPDALRLRRLLDEGLSRLG
- a CDS encoding SpoIIE family protein phosphatase encodes the protein MAETSIDYAAVYQALPGMVALLTPELVFADVNEAYVRGTGRSRGELVGRHLFDAFPDNPDDPSSTGARNLRASLLRVLSTGERDTMPLQRYDVENPERPGEWEQRFWSPVNTPVLGPDGKPGLIVHRVEEVTELVRARGRTDDGRGRVLEAELYSRARELQELNNRLRQAHAREREVALALQKAMLPARRQVGHHRAAVRYRPAVGALNVCGDWYDLVDLVGGHRIGVSVGDVVGHGLEAAGVMGQLRSALSAASRVADGPAQALNVVGRYAHVVDGAESATAVTTFIDFDRHTVTYSSAGHPPPVLLHGDGRVEFLDRATDPPLDAQPDPTPRSEAATSFTPGATLVLYTDGLIERRREDIDTGLLRLAESLRRHRTQDPETLADIVLLELLPPGGATDDTALVVVRL
- a CDS encoding RpiB/LacA/LacB family sugar-phosphate isomerase; this translates as MRISVSSDMDEPVARALLAELRERGHEVRAHGALSPGDDSRWAACSEAAAREVADGTADQAVVCCWTGTGASIAANKVPGVRAALCTDAYTADGARRWNDANVLALGLRLTSEPLLKEILDAWFAGAPSDDPEDRWNVDRTGRLDRERTGP
- a CDS encoding TetR/AcrR family transcriptional regulator, whose protein sequence is MARVSQEHLDARRRQILDGAASCFARNGFHATSMQDVLKEVDLSAGAVYRYFSGKEELIAAIVTEVLGTVRGILEQAAQESPPPTPDVLIPRSLARMREQRPATLDGGEWMFPRLMIQVWTETARSPELAAVLGDGYRDVRTAWGKVVESYKDTGLMPADADTDAVARAMIAFVQGFAAQMALFGGLSERALGEGLRALMAMGRTTADT
- a CDS encoding urease subunit gamma; amino-acid sequence: MHLTPHEQERLLIHVAADVAARRRARGLRLNHPEAVALLTSHLLEGARDGRTVAELMASGRRVLTRDDVMEGVPEMIHDVQVEATFPDGTKLVTVHDPIV
- a CDS encoding urease subunit beta gives rise to the protein MIPGEILFADDPVACNAGREVTRLTVLNAADRPVQVGSHYHFAETNPGLEFDRAAARGKRLNVAAGTAVRFEPGIPVEVELVPLAGARVVPGLRGETGGALDA
- a CDS encoding lysophospholipid acyltransferase family protein, giving the protein MFYYLLKYVLLGPLLRLLFRPRIEGLRHVPSSGAAIIAGNHLSFSDHFLMPAVLKRRITFLAKAEYFTGPGLKGRLTAFFFHSAGQIPVDRSGKEAGQAAVREGLGVLGKGELLGIYPEGTRSHDGRLYKGKVGVAVMALKAGVPVVPCAMIGTFEAQPPGKVVPRLHPVVIRFGEPLDFSRYAGLENEKAVLRAVTDEIMYAILTLSGQEYVDQYAAVVKEQEAARAAEDRRRFPRMPLG
- a CDS encoding ATP-dependent Clp protease proteolytic subunit, coding for MTRPTARQALPGFTEHTVHGHRTTDPYAKLLQERIVLLGTRIDENSANDVAAQLLYLEHRAPDRDISLYVNSPGGPFHAMSAIYDTLRHVTCDVETVCLGRAEGTAALLLAAGTPGKRLVLPGARLVLRQPALTEPAEGRADDLAVRAEELARIRSRTEELLVRHTGRTAEQVRSDIERDRVLDAREAVDHGLADRIVPGRGDVRTAAGAR